aacgtaatcaacaacaactaggatgtataatttgccttcagaaataggaaatggacccataaagtcaatcccccacacatcaaatatctcaacgatcaaaatcggattcaacggcatcatgtttctcctcgagatacttcctagtttctgacagcgctcacaagcaatacaatactcatggcagtctctaaacagcgatggccagtaaaacccacactgcagatctttgcagcggtcttcttggcactgaaatgccctccacatgcttggtcatgacagaaagatatcacatctttctgttccatgtcgggtacacatctcctaatgatttggtctcggcagtacttaaacaaatatgggtcgtcccaaaggaaatgtttaacttcagccaagaacttggagcggtcttgtctcgaccaatgtgagggcattctacctgtagcaaggtagttaacaatgtcggcaaaccaaggaaggtttgtcacagacatcaattgttcatcagggaatgattctctaatcagctcagattcatcaatagactcactagttaatcgggacaagtgatcagcaaccacattctcacaacctttcttatcacggatttcgatgtcgaattcctgtaataagagtatccatcgaataaggcgagctttagcatccttcttagaaagaagatacttcaaagccgcatggtcagtgtatatgatgatcttagatcctatcaaataagatctaaacttgtctaatgcaaataccacggcaagtaactccttctcggtagtcgaatagttgagttgagcatcattaagagttttactagcatagtatatcacatatggtagtctatcaacacgctgtcctaaaacagcgccaacggcataatcagaggcatcacacatgagttcgaacggtagttcccagtgggtggttggacaataggagctgaggtgaggagagtcttgagttcttcccacgccttcacacagcagcatcgaagttaaagacaacatctttgagtAGTTACACAAAGgcgagatttggctaaagtttttgatgaatccggtagaacccagcgtgacctaaaaatgatcgaatccccttcacagagtggggttgggtaaatgttgaatgaggtcgactttagctttatctacttcaattcctttttccgaacgatgtgtcctagaactatgccggagttcaccatgaagtggcatttttcccagtttaaaatcagattcttttgcttacatctgatacacaaggaccagatggtccaaacattcgtcaaaagagaaccaaacacagagaaatcatccataaagatctcgagaaaactatctatcatgtctgaaaaaatgctcatcatgcaacgctggaaagtagcaggtgcattacacagcccgaagggcatacgtctaaaagcaaatgtcccaaatggacacgtgaatgtagttttttcctgatcttccggtgcaatgtgaatttggttataaccggaaaagccatctagaaaacagtagtgactgtgtccagacacacgttctagcatttggtctatgaagggaagggggaagtgatcttttcttgttactgtgttcaacttcctgtagtcgatacatactcgccatcctgtggttgtacgtgaagggactaactcattcttttcgttccgaactacagtaatgcctgacttcttaggcacaacttgaatgggactaacccatttactatctgaaatcggatatatgatacccgcatcaagtagcttcaagatctcactcttaacaacgtctctcatgttaggattaagtctcctttgcatttccctagatggtttggcattctcttcaagattaatgtgatgcatgcaaatggtgggacttatccctttgagatctgagatggtccatcctaaggcttctttctgctcctaagtactctaaaagcttgttttcctgttctatgtttaatcgtgaagaaatgataacaggtaaagtatcagaaggacctagaaatgcatacttcaaagtatcaggtaatggtttcaattcctgtttggccttaggagactcatccgaagatataacagacttctcagaaagtgggagttgttccactgtagtctgccatttagtgatgtccatttgaggtacagattcgagcaaagattggacttcaccaatgtattcatcatcatacaactccaagttaacatcttccaaacatgcttgcaagggatcttttgacataatgccagtcaatgaatcttgtatcaaactctcaatcatattgacctcatgtacatcctcatcatcaagattcacatgttgttgactaacattaaacacattcatctacagtcatgtttccaaaagacagcttcaacactccattacgacaattgatgatcgcattagacgtcgccaagaaaggacgtcctaaaatgacaggaatgtgactatgggttttgtacaggttgagtgtctaagacaataaagtctacaggaaagtagaactttcaaccttaatcaaaatcTACCACTcctcgagggactttgacggatcggtccgccaattggagagttatgggtgttggcttctctccaagacctaactgcgcataaacagaatatggcaggaggttcacacttgcacctagatctaataaagctttattgaccatgtgtttcctatagtgcaagaaattgttggacaacctgggtccctaaacttaggtggagttttgttcagaatgatggaactcacctgttcagctaagaaagcacgtttgtgcacattaatcttgcgcttttgagtgcacaagtctttgaggaatttggcatatgcagggatttgcttaattgcctcaagaaaaggaatgttgatgttgactcttttgaacagttctaacatctcattgtagtgggtgcttatctgttggcgaactaacctctgaggatatggagcaacatgagcattaggagttagagggatattcacaacagtgggattgtcggcttcgctaatgtgctcaggctccttttctaagttggaggtgttctttggtggtgtaggcaatgatatgcttggctcagattcatttgattgtggtatgcctacattgttctcaacaatcttaccacttcggagagtggtgatggaatgggcttgatcgggtgaggtttcattgcaagatgatgtgcctgcttgaaatatcctctttggattttgttggggctggctaggaagtttacccttttctcttgtattcagtgcatcgcaaatttgacccatctgtagttctagagcggagactcgttgatcagttgctttctcattcttcatcagatgttgggtcaactgattgatactctcttcaatgctagacaatttcttgtcagcagtgtattgagggtacgactgctgttgaggatttttagggtattgatagccttgattgttttgatagctttgagtgggttgagatggtcctccttgaatgggtcctttagaccatgaaaaattggggtggttcctccatcctgggttgtaggtctgtgaataagggttatgctcttgtttttgaaacatagcatgtgcctgttccagcctagattcttggaatgcatgcatttccggacaatcactgacctgatggtcagaaccgttacatatatcacagatagccatttcgacatgttcacagaaagcagtggtagaaggttttacgtttttctgaagttctaatgcttctattcttcttgctagtgctgccatttttgcatttccctcaaaattagactcaattctatggaccttatctacaggtgtagtctttctaggttcacgaatggactcccattgttgagttttttcagcaacttcaattaggaaagaccaagagtcatcagcacttttatctgtgaagagtccattgcacatagactctacaattgttcgggtggagacatctaaaccttcatacaaaatttgcacaagtctccatttctcaaaaccatgatggggacacttaagcaacaattcattgaatctgtcaagatatctagctaaggtttcaccttctaattgtacaaagctgttcagattttgacgaattgtcgcagtcttgtgattagggaagaactttttgaaaaactcttttgtgaggttgtcccatgtcctaattgactgtggatgtaaggcatacagccatgacttggccttttccttcaaagaaaaagggaatagtctcaattttagggtttcgtcagacatctgagtgaaacgtatagttccacaaatctcctcgaattctctcacgtgatggtaagggttttcattttcaattcctctaaacacgggaagcatttgtattgtgctcgattttagctcataatgaccagtagcttctggtaaaacaatgcacgagggttggcttgtccttgtggggtacatgtaatccttgaggctacggggttcttccattatctcaggttggtccggtgtgttttcctcagaggatgtgggtatgtcaattgggtctattggattgactctaattagtcggtttgattggtctctaaaggtcacaaccatatcctaacaagatcattgatcgatgaaataacatctagcaagcccacaaaagaaaagaaaaataacaaacaaataattacaagcccataaaagaaaaaagaaaaataaaaataaaaataattacaagcccaaatagaaaataaagaaaaataaaaataaaaattattacaggcccaaatataaatacttaaatacaagcccagataaatttaatgaggcccagttgggttagctcatgggttaggcttacttgaattttggagggagcccaaatttgggctttttatcccttttttgttgcactagcccagttgggcttggatcttccttagcAACTTTAGCAGAACTGCTCCAACAGCAACTgtagcagcacagcagcagcaacagcagcttcacagcaacagcagcaacagcaactgcagcagcacagcagcagcagcaacagcagcttcacagcaacagcagcaacaacaactgcagcagcacagcagcagcaacagcagcttcacagcaacagcagctgcgataacagtcagtgcaaggtagtgcaaggcaatgcacttagtgaagcaaaaacaagatcaatgcaagagcaggagcaaacagaaaacaggaacaagttgcaggtcaggacaagtaagattaacaagaaagaaaacagaaaacaagcaaaccgctaccgagtccccggcagcggcgccaaaaacttggtgtgtcgGGAAAGAAGTacctaaactagcctgcaagtgcacagggaagttgaagcaagaaaaagtaaataagagttttgtccacggggacttggaggatttgctcaAGTTCTCTAAGTTTCAAAAGTTAACCGAATTCAAAGGAGCTAGTGACAAAAGTTGATAGAAAGGATTGAGTTACTAGGGTTATTAAGTCCACCTCTAACTTACACCATGTATTCACTAGATTATGTTATTCTTGCCTTATAAGATGCAAGGATTAAGATTCCATTCTTGGTTCTCTACATCTAAGGAGTTTCTCCTATAGAAAGATCAAATCAACTAAAGTATgactccaaagcactaattgtcttggttaagacacaactagtcaaaggattaagagtggtctgattgaacatgagttgtagttttatcaacatgctataagtctaactacaatgtattcataacataccatgtattcataacatacaatgtgaaagtagaatgatgatttactaactttgattctttcctaaacttgtttatcaaTAAAGAACAACATAATCATAGTGTAATACATAACAGTAAGTTAGGGCTTCCTCAAATCCCTAGCAGATGAAACTAGAACATATACATGACCATTATCATCATAAACACAAACACAGTCTAGGTGAAAATATATCAATTATCAAATTAATATTGCAAGAAGTAAAATTTATAACTCAAAGCAtgctgttcactggctagccAGAGATACCccattttacaacccctaacacccttttatagttacaacaaaaaaaaaatcaaaatcccctaaatcattaaaattagggtttcaccaaatacgaaattcactcacctaactctctgatttcttcttctatttcgtcgacccatgcttcctcaacgtcttctactccttcccatgcttcaattacaactctatttcaacctattctaccaatttcacatctagggttcatgagattggtgaggcgtgaaattggtggaatagaagtctatagagttggtgaaagtggtagtgatgatgggttttagggttggtgtgttatgatgaaggatggtggtggtggcagaaggagcaggtggtggtgatggcgtacgagttctgcagacggagaggggaagaagatggattcgatggttttgggagaagggtgtgtttggcgatgggtatagggtgttcgatacttgggtgttaggcgggttcagcgaggtttgatgatctgcgacaaggagcgatggatgggaagatggtaggtggatccaacggcgatacggaggtaagcgtggagcgaccgtcggatgaagggatgtagcaaaatggacgacccaagatggagatgggcgttgcgatgtaaagcgggggcttcggagtttgatgtgcgatgatggagcgaccgtaggatgctgaaatgcttcgatctgacggctgaaatccgagacgggcttggatagcggaaatgtgtttgagtaagggttttgggccttgggtatgccaagcccaaatcttctttaagaacaattcttcctccttgagcccattcctagctttttggacgtgcgctccattctttgcggcttccttgcgtaattcttcccggcttttcactacttttctgctcttttccgctccgcaagtcatccagactttatttattacctaaaaatgcaaaaattaagtaagaaaaatatttattcttgaaaacaatgaaaatacagaatatgggataaaatgtagaattactgcacaaaagatgagttaaatgccaagaaaaatatatagaaatatgcactttttagcactcatcatcgggtagggggcaggaagaaaaatgaagaatacaaaaaaaattaccaaacagaaggctacacgcgaattaatggtaatcggttcagtttctcacatctctctttgtTCCCCTTTATTTCTCCCCTACTTCATAGGATTATGTAAGGCTAggcgtgaattaattgtaatcgattcagtttttcacatctctctttattccccctttttgtcatgatttctgtttttgtcattttttcccaacttcgtgtagttatgcatgcttgagaaatagttcatgataataggtaaagagacaagaaaataaatggatcaagaattaaattttaggaaaatgaataaacacaaatctatgtaaattgggaacccaacaatttatatcaaagagaacagttaaattctaatgctaatatattttgcaagattaatctaattgattttaaagtaattttaggtgtttttagttttgttacaagtttggtgaatgacctttgatgatattttttttgaagtagtgaacgaagtaatgttctactgcccataggattttctctaacgattaactatgtttgtcccaaagggtggtatgacttacatacataatattaaaagattcgaggacaaggacatgtttattaaccaaatCCTCAAAATATTTTGACATGGATCGATCGGTCCGATTCTTCTCAGACAGttacgacatgtatgaatcgaCAGATACATTTGAAACGCATGAGATCTAGTATAATTATAAAAGaaggaggatccatggacactcttagatagacaaaggtcagacaagatttgcgtcattttctccgcaaaacccaaacgacaatgaatttaagtgtaatattttgatgatatgtttctcttataagactctacattcctacagaAAATGAACGCAATTCGAAATAGCAAACTTCACCATCTACCAATTTGAACGGttgatattcaaaggggtagatggtcgttttatacatctcgaattgtgttcattttttgtaggaatgtagagtcttataagaggaaaatatcatcaaaatattacacttaaattcattgtcgtttgggttttgcggagaaaatgtCACAAATGttgtctgaccttgtccatctaagagtgtccatggatcctaccTCATTATGAAATGATAACTTATTAAattatcgataatataatatatttttaaaataaaaaatatttttggtcccaaacctattatttatATAAGTTACATTGTAGATAAATCAGTTTTAAcgcgtttggataccagaagttGAAGAGAAGtagaaatgaaaaacaaaaattccaTGCCCAAACTAACTTCTTGCTTCTTGATATGTAGAAATCAAAGAGCTATATTGGATGTATCCAAAGATTCCAAATTATTAGAAATGGAATCACAATTatttttttggggattttgtgtttccccctGAAAAATGATATCTAATTTGCATTATTCCCTTATAAATTGATAATAGGTAAAACCCCCTGTTAACTGCCATTAACATACAATTAAATGTGTACATGCAATTCGCATGTGTACATTAAATATCTAAATCGTAAATAGATATTCTTACCCTGCGTATGTGGCGCTTTCTGATCCCTAAATCCTTTCTTCTTTCACGGATGGGAAGATCAACGGCCGCAGATAGTCCGTCTCGGTGATGACGAAACAAAACCCAAGGAAGTCACTGGTCATCCATGAATACACCACTGCCCCTGTGAATCACTCCTCTCCTTCTACTGCTTCACCAGACGCTGCTGCCGAAACATAAAAGCGCAATTTCTCACATACCCAAAGCACTCTTCAATCAATCACTAAAATCGTAATCAAATAAGGACATAATTTTGAACTGCAGTTGACGCCATTAATGGTGGACGGTTTAAGTGGGTGCTCTAGCTAGGTGACGAAGGATATCGAGTTACTAATCAAACCCATTTCAAAAATCACCATAGTATACCCATACcattattgaaattgaaatttcccaGGAACATATGATCATGactttaaaatttaaattttGGGTTATTTTCTTACTGATTTATGATCGATTAAGATCAACGATTCTATGATCAGTTATGATAATCACCTGCATCTTTTGCTAGTATAACTAAGCATATATAAATCTCAATTTGATTTCAGGATAATGAAGATCAAGATATAAATCAACATCAGTAAACATATATCCAACCCCAATTCcaatttaatttttaatctctcattatggATTTCTAAACCTTTTGCTTTCTTATGACTAACTCAAACTTCAATCAATTATTTTTCCTTTGTTTGTTCGTATGGGAGAACGAAGatggagaaaaagaaaaaagatctccaccttgtTTCATCTTACGACACGTCTTACTCAATAAGAATCAACGGGTATTATTCCAAGCCATGTCTATTTTCTATTTTAGGCTTGAGGGTATTttaaaatttctaaaaacaatGTCTCGCACGTGAATTGCACGTGCACATTTAACTGCGGTAACGACAGTTATGACTAAAGGGGGTTTCACCTATTACTAATTCAAAAAGGGGCAACGCAAATTAGCTATTATTGTTCAGGGGGAACACAAAATCCCCCTTATTTTTTTGACTTTTAGTTAATGTTAGAAACTTACATCATAGTTTTGTAGCCAATATACAGTGACGCGCTGAACAAATTTGCAAgcttattagaggggcggcatggtttattagaaggGCGGCattttaataggacaaaaagggtcactacatgatcattcaaggtgtcttttatcaaaaaattggaaatgacaaattaaccctcataattgataacctagtttagtgatgataatcaagtttaatgttaatgattaaattcacttatattaactcaaaatcaaaacaaaatcagattttagagtcttaaaaaaaaagtttgaagatGGTAGAGAAattttaacccaaagtgaaggtcaatctcaatcaattgaagaaattaaccaacaaagtgaaaacTCAATGCTTGAAAATgatcaggtatacttctaaattagtcccaactagctttttgttgctcaaatacgtaaaaaaaaatcaatttcttaCATTCTCAGAACTAATTACGGTTGGCATTTcgctcgtaaccaaccgtaattcatagttacggttcgtaaaagatgaactaccaaccgtaactggttaaatttggggaaaaacccaattgtaaaaccagtaacggttggtaactaaatgctcgataccaaccgtaactccgTTACGGTtagtaaccaaatgctcgataccaaccgtaactcagttacggttggtaaataaaaatggttaccaaccgtgaCTGAAGAAAATTTttagatataagaacatacggttggtaattgaactattacaaatcgtaacaacatcaaattctccagttacggttcgtaatagaattaaaatcaaccgtagctcacataaacccagaaatttgaatttcaattttcacctaaaaccctaatttctgatagaaattaaacttaaatcgaacaaaataaactaaatcCTAACTGAGTTTTTTATaatatacctcatataagtcattacacttgattaattttcgaatcgctgattaatcgaagacgacgaAATTtccagttttaatggaggttacagttgatggaggagaagagaagatgaagaagaagatgaaaaaaaaaattgatttgattttttctgattcattaggtttaaaaaaaattgatttgattttggttgatttaaggtgaaaagggtaatgtagttaatttacacccccttgtggacatcccctaaccaactaaagggacattactatcacaatgccgcacctctaataaaccatgccgcccctataataagcttgtaaATTTGACAAAACTGAAGCATCGAGAAAAGTTTGAAGTGAAAGTTTGGGCTCCTCCGAGACATAGCTTTGACAACCAATTAGATTTCCAGGGAAGAAATCTCAAGTGATTAATTTTTTGTCTTACCTGTACAGTTATATATAGGTCCGTCATACAATGCGACTGTTTCGCAGTTAGCTCGGTTAGAGACTTGGAGGTCGTACCAAGAAGTCCCAAGTTGGATCCTAATTGCATTGGCGTAGGGGAAGTTTGCTTCCCAGAGCTTAACAATGGCAGTTTAAACACGGCCAAGCACAACAAAAATTCCTGCATTCCCCCATCATTGATGTGCCCCTTggacccaaaagaaaaaaaaaaagcatgtcGATTATGCACCTCCAATTTGTTTTTGTTATCCTCGGTATGCACGCGATATACACACTAGAGAAGTCTGCAAAAAACAACAACGCAGCTCCAGGCCAAACAATAGAACTACACAAAACTTAACTACCAATATCACACAAACCTCAAAAAACAACACCAAGAAATATAGTTACTCTCAGAGGAACGTAATACTTAGCTTTCTCCAGAATCCAGAAAAGATATGAAAAGGCAACGCATCACTTGAAACACTTGGCGTCCAATAGTGCTTCTCCCTCAAAAGGTTCTTGATCTTCTATCATCTGATTCACCCTTTCCTTCTGGTTATCATCAGCAATATCAATCTTTGTCCACTCGTAGAGTTCCATATCATAGCATTCATCCATAATGAACTGGGGTATCTCTGGCCCACGGAACAACCACAATCCCTTCACCTTGAAGGGCGCCTCTGAACCTATGATAAGCATTTTTCCATATGCATATTTGCGAGCTAAATCCATACGCTGCAAAAAACCACCGACCTTGTTCAATGTGACGAAAGAGACGATGTTCTCCTCATTGTATTTGTATTCGCAGAACCACAGAGAGTATCTCTCTGGATCGTACATGTCCCAAAAGCCTGCAAAATAAATGAAACGCCAAATATGAAGAATCATTCTAGAGAAAGACAGTAACAAAAAGCAAGCAAACTATATGCAACTTTTTTTATATTAACCATGCAGAGAAGACCCCTTTCATATTACATCTCAGCACAATCAGCTACATGGTCTCGATGGAAAACTCAACGACGGGAATAGATAAATGCACAAACTCGGAACCATAAATAGGCCATATTTAAGGCACAAGTAGGGCTTCTAGATTAATAAGATAATACCGGTCGAAGATGTGGCATTAGCCATCAACCAAAGCTAGTGTACTGTGTATACTTCATATATTGTAGGATTTTACTTCTAGAGTATTTGCTGAGACACGCATGAAGATATTAGTATATTACAAGGGTGTTAAGATTATCTTGTTTAAACTTAACTACTGCCAAATCAACCCTGTTTAAATCTATAAGATGTTTGACAAAACTGGGCTAAGATGTTCGACAAAACTGGGCCAGAACCATATACACTCAAGTAGATTGTAGTGAGAATGACCTACTCGTGAAAGCTTATATAACTAATCATGGAGCTTGGGCAAGAAACGATTGATTAGACATGGACTCATACATCAATCCTGGTGGCGCGAATTACAATGTAGGTATCAAGTTAATAGTTAATGAAAAGATATTACCTTTGATAGCTACTTCACGGAAGTTGGTTTTGGTATTTGAGTAAAGCCTCTTCCACTCATCCAAGATCATCTTACTAGGAGGCAGCAAATCAAGAGGATTCTTTGCCTTGGGCTTTGGTGCCTCATCCTCCCCAGGGGTTTCTTCTGCTATAGGCTTGCCGGTCTGAGTCTTCGGTTCACTTTCTGCCTTCAT
This DNA window, taken from Papaver somniferum cultivar HN1 chromosome 3, ASM357369v1, whole genome shotgun sequence, encodes the following:
- the LOC113356015 gene encoding elongation factor 1-gamma-like — encoded protein: MTCNLAMGFRYLMTKSFTLEFPHVERYYWTMVNQPTFFKLLGEVKQAESVPPVPSAKSPAPTNEATKMKAESEPKTQTGKPIAEETPGEDEAPKPKAKNPLDLLPPSKMILDEWKRLYSNTKTNFREVAIKGFWDMYDPERYSLWFCEYKYNEENIVSFVTLNKVGGFLQRMDLARKYAYGKMLIIGSEAPFKVKGLWLFRGPEIPQFIMDECYDMELYEWTKIDIADDNQKERVNQMIEDQEPFEGEALLDAKCFK